One genomic region from Pseudoduganella lutea encodes:
- a CDS encoding efflux RND transporter permease subunit yields the protein MYQQLIAAVIARRWLVVFAVLGLAALGLYSYQKLPIDAVPDITNVQVQINAPAHGYSPLEVEQRITFPIETVMNGLPGLEQTRSLSKYGLSQVTVVFRDGTDIYFARQLVNERLQQARSQLPPGVEPSLGPIATGLGEIFYWTVEAKEGARKPDGTPYTPTDLREIQDWVVAPQLRGVPGVTEVNTIGGYEKEFQVAPDMDRLAAHGLSLTQLVTALDRNNGNAGAGYIERGGEQFVVRTPGQLRTLEEIRNIVLDVVQGAPIRVRDVADVELGRELRTGAATENGREVVLGAVFMLIGENSRSVADAARHRLEDINRSLPAGVQALPVYDRSVLVNKAIGTVRNNLAEGALLVIAILFVFLGNLRAALITAMVIPLTMLMVFTGMVQAGVSANLMSLGALDFGIIIDGAVVIVENCIRRLAHAQAAAGRALTRDERFAEVAAAATEARRPLLFGQLIIMTVYLPIFALSGIEGRMFHPMAVTVVMALVAAMVLSVTFVPAAVALFVTKPVAERDSRVMVKARDWYAPVLDWVLRNRPVALTFAVLAVLLSGLLATRLGTEFAPNLDEGDLAVLTMRIPGTSLQQSVLMQQRLEKALLQQFPEIERMFARIGTSEVATDPMPPNAADSYIMLRPEKEWPKPRKSHAELVAAITAAANCIPGNNYEFSQPIQLRFNELISGVRSDVAVKVFGDDPEAMQAAARQVAQRLQKLPGAAEVRVEQTEGLPALTLQVDRIKAARYGLNVADVQEAFGTLVGGRDVGLVFEGDRRFAITVRLPEGLRNDVDTLRQLPIALPGASSTNNGRSASIPLSEIATLAFVPEANQVSRENGKRRVVVTANVRGRDLGSFVADLKGELKSVKLPAGTWLTLGGQFENLEKAAQRLAIVVPLALAIVFTLLYLMFNSLRDGLLVFTGIPFAMTGGVLALWLRGMPLSISAAIGFIALSGVAVLNGLVMLSFVRTLREGGLSREEAMREGAQGRLRAVLMTALVASLGFLPMALATSTGAEVQRPLATVVIGGILSSTALTLLILPALYTWRIRWRITWRRKEEPASR from the coding sequence ATGTACCAACAACTGATTGCCGCCGTCATCGCACGGCGCTGGCTCGTCGTGTTCGCCGTGCTGGGCCTGGCCGCGCTGGGCCTGTACAGCTACCAGAAGCTGCCGATCGACGCGGTACCCGACATCACCAATGTGCAGGTGCAGATCAACGCGCCGGCGCATGGCTATTCGCCGCTCGAGGTCGAGCAGCGCATCACGTTCCCGATCGAGACCGTGATGAACGGCCTGCCGGGACTGGAGCAGACACGGTCGCTGTCGAAATACGGCCTGTCGCAGGTGACGGTGGTGTTCCGCGACGGTACCGACATCTATTTCGCGCGCCAGCTCGTGAACGAACGCCTGCAGCAGGCCCGTTCCCAATTGCCGCCCGGTGTCGAACCGTCGCTGGGGCCGATCGCCACGGGGCTCGGCGAAATTTTCTACTGGACCGTGGAGGCGAAGGAGGGCGCCCGCAAGCCGGACGGCACGCCGTACACGCCGACCGACCTGCGCGAAATCCAGGACTGGGTGGTGGCGCCGCAATTGCGCGGCGTGCCCGGCGTTACGGAAGTCAACACGATCGGCGGCTACGAGAAGGAATTCCAGGTGGCGCCCGACATGGACCGCCTGGCCGCGCATGGCCTGAGCCTGACGCAACTGGTGACGGCGCTCGACCGCAACAACGGTAATGCGGGCGCCGGCTACATCGAGCGGGGCGGCGAACAGTTCGTGGTGCGCACGCCGGGCCAGCTGCGCACGCTGGAAGAAATCCGCAACATCGTGCTCGACGTGGTGCAGGGCGCGCCGATCCGCGTGCGCGACGTGGCCGACGTGGAACTGGGCCGCGAACTGCGCACGGGAGCTGCCACGGAAAATGGCCGCGAAGTGGTGCTGGGCGCCGTGTTCATGCTGATCGGCGAGAACAGCCGCAGCGTGGCCGATGCGGCGCGCCACCGGCTGGAAGACATCAACCGCTCGCTGCCGGCGGGCGTGCAGGCGCTGCCCGTGTACGACCGCTCGGTACTCGTCAACAAGGCCATCGGCACAGTGCGCAACAACCTGGCCGAAGGCGCGCTGCTGGTGATCGCGATCCTGTTCGTCTTCCTCGGCAACCTGCGCGCGGCGCTGATCACGGCCATGGTGATCCCGTTGACGATGCTGATGGTCTTCACGGGCATGGTGCAGGCGGGCGTCAGCGCCAACCTGATGAGCCTTGGCGCCCTCGACTTCGGCATCATCATCGATGGCGCGGTGGTGATCGTGGAGAACTGCATCCGGCGGCTCGCCCATGCGCAGGCCGCGGCGGGCAGGGCGCTCACGCGCGACGAACGCTTCGCCGAAGTGGCGGCCGCCGCCACCGAGGCGCGCCGCCCGCTGCTGTTCGGCCAGCTGATCATCATGACGGTGTACCTGCCGATCTTCGCGCTGTCCGGCATTGAGGGGCGCATGTTCCATCCGATGGCGGTAACGGTGGTGATGGCGCTGGTGGCGGCGATGGTGCTGTCGGTCACGTTCGTGCCGGCCGCCGTGGCACTGTTCGTGACCAAACCCGTGGCGGAGCGCGACAGCCGCGTCATGGTCAAGGCGCGCGACTGGTATGCGCCGGTGCTCGACTGGGTGCTGCGCAACCGCCCGGTGGCATTGACGTTCGCCGTGCTGGCCGTGCTGCTGTCGGGCTTGCTGGCCACGCGCCTCGGCACGGAATTCGCGCCGAACCTGGACGAGGGCGACCTCGCCGTGCTGACGATGCGCATTCCCGGCACCAGCCTGCAGCAGTCGGTGCTGATGCAGCAGCGGCTGGAAAAGGCGCTGTTGCAGCAGTTTCCCGAGATCGAACGCATGTTCGCCCGCATCGGCACGTCGGAAGTGGCCACCGACCCGATGCCGCCCAATGCGGCCGACAGCTACATCATGCTGCGCCCCGAGAAGGAATGGCCGAAGCCCCGCAAGTCGCACGCGGAACTGGTGGCCGCCATCACGGCAGCGGCCAACTGCATCCCCGGCAACAACTATGAATTCTCGCAGCCGATTCAGCTGCGCTTCAACGAACTCATTTCCGGCGTGCGCAGCGACGTGGCCGTGAAGGTGTTCGGCGACGATCCCGAGGCGATGCAGGCCGCGGCCCGGCAGGTGGCCCAGCGCCTGCAAAAACTGCCGGGCGCGGCCGAGGTGAGGGTGGAGCAGACCGAAGGCTTGCCGGCGCTGACCTTGCAGGTCGACCGCATCAAGGCGGCGCGCTATGGCCTGAACGTGGCGGACGTGCAGGAAGCGTTCGGCACGCTGGTGGGCGGGCGCGACGTGGGCCTCGTGTTCGAAGGCGACCGGCGCTTCGCCATCACGGTGCGCCTGCCGGAAGGCCTGCGCAACGACGTGGACACGCTGCGCCAGTTGCCGATCGCGCTGCCGGGCGCTTCTTCCACGAACAATGGCCGCTCGGCCAGCATCCCGCTGTCGGAGATCGCCACGCTGGCGTTCGTGCCCGAGGCGAACCAGGTCAGCCGCGAGAACGGCAAGCGCCGCGTGGTCGTCACGGCCAACGTGCGCGGGCGCGACCTCGGCTCCTTCGTCGCCGACCTGAAGGGTGAACTGAAGAGCGTGAAACTGCCGGCCGGCACCTGGCTGACCTTGGGCGGGCAATTCGAGAACCTGGAAAAGGCGGCGCAGCGGCTGGCCATCGTGGTGCCGCTGGCGCTGGCCATCGTGTTCACGTTGCTCTACCTGATGTTCAACAGCCTGCGCGACGGCCTGCTCGTCTTTACCGGCATCCCGTTCGCGATGACGGGCGGCGTGCTGGCGCTGTGGCTGCGCGGCATGCCGCTGTCGATCTCGGCGGCGATCGGCTTCATCGCGCTGTCGGGCGTGGCGGTGCTGAACGGGCTCGTGATGCTGTCGTTCGTGCGCACGCTGCGTGAAGGCGGGCTTTCCCGGGAAGAGGCGATGCGCGAGGGCGCGCAGGGGCGGCTGCGGGCGGTGCTGATGACGGCCCTGGTGGCGTCGCTGGGCTTCCTGCCGATGGCGCTGGCCACGAGCACGGGGGCCGAGGTGCAGCGGCCGCTGGCCACGGTGGTGATCGGCGGCATCCTGTCATCCACGGCGCTGACCTTGCTGATCCTGCCGGCGCTGTATACGTGGCGAATTCGGTGGCGAATTACGTGGCGCCGAAAGGAGGAACCCGCGTCCCGCTGA
- a CDS encoding efflux RND transporter periplasmic adaptor subunit — translation MTRKQKLAIALMCVVAAVLAALMLWRQPAKDAHDDHGGHEEHAKDGKHEKDEQHGASADHADHEDSHGHDDRHAEDAPAAAASDAIAMTDAQIKANGIAIDTAQPAALRETLHLPAQVRADAERTVAIAAPARGMVQSVLVSPGGAVRKGQGLVTLQSPEVAQWRADAAAAAQRLQLARTVVERERKLWDERISARQDLDIAQAAFNEAQVQADAARQRLSALGIAASGGATVTLHAPLAGVVTDRPAVAGMAADVTQPLLTIADLGRVWIEAAVPSGSLAQVEPGMPATVTSSTLADPVQGTVSFVGPVLGETTRMATARITLPNPNLRLRPGMLATVDLLGPKGDAAVTVTADAVQTIHERSVIFVRTPGGFEARTVTLGRSDGRRTEIVKGLAAGTRHAGAGSYLLKADLGKAEAEHDH, via the coding sequence ATGACGAGAAAACAGAAACTGGCGATTGCACTGATGTGCGTGGTCGCCGCCGTGCTGGCCGCGCTGATGCTGTGGCGCCAACCGGCCAAGGACGCCCACGACGATCACGGTGGCCACGAGGAACACGCGAAAGACGGCAAGCACGAAAAAGATGAACAACACGGCGCAAGCGCGGACCATGCAGACCACGAGGATTCGCACGGCCACGACGACCGCCATGCGGAAGACGCTCCTGCCGCTGCCGCCTCCGATGCGATCGCGATGACCGATGCACAGATCAAGGCCAACGGCATCGCCATCGATACCGCGCAGCCGGCGGCCCTGCGCGAAACGCTGCACTTGCCGGCGCAGGTACGGGCCGACGCGGAACGCACCGTCGCCATCGCGGCACCGGCGCGCGGCATGGTGCAGTCGGTGCTCGTGTCGCCCGGCGGCGCCGTGCGCAAGGGGCAAGGGCTGGTAACGCTGCAAAGCCCGGAAGTGGCGCAGTGGCGCGCCGATGCCGCCGCCGCGGCGCAGCGGCTGCAACTGGCCCGCACCGTTGTCGAGCGCGAGCGCAAACTGTGGGACGAGCGCATCTCGGCGCGGCAGGATCTCGACATCGCGCAGGCCGCGTTCAATGAAGCGCAGGTGCAGGCCGATGCGGCGCGCCAGCGCCTGTCCGCCCTCGGCATTGCCGCGTCGGGCGGTGCCACCGTCACCCTCCACGCGCCGCTGGCCGGCGTGGTCACCGACCGGCCCGCGGTGGCCGGCATGGCCGCCGACGTGACGCAGCCGCTGCTGACCATCGCCGACCTGGGCCGGGTATGGATCGAAGCGGCCGTGCCATCGGGCAGCCTGGCGCAGGTGGAACCGGGCATGCCGGCCACCGTGACGTCGAGCACGCTGGCCGACCCCGTGCAGGGCACCGTGTCCTTCGTCGGCCCCGTGCTGGGCGAAACCACGCGCATGGCGACCGCCCGCATCACGCTGCCGAATCCCAACCTGCGGCTGCGTCCCGGCATGCTGGCCACCGTCGACCTGCTCGGACCGAAGGGCGATGCCGCGGTGACCGTAACTGCCGACGCAGTGCAGACGATCCACGAACGCAGCGTGATCTTCGTGCGCACGCCGGGCGGCTTCGAGGCGCGCACCGTGACCCTCGGCCGCTCGGATGGCCGCCGCACGGAAATCGTCAAGGGACTCGCCGCGGGCACGCGTCATGCGGGAGCCGGCAGCTACCTGCTGAAGGCCGATCTCGGCAAGGCCGAAGCCGAGCACGATCACTAA
- a CDS encoding TolC family protein — translation MFIQPGRRFVPAVVLAFACGIAAAMEPATTIPLDLPAAIALAAERHPTLQAAAYEEQASAAAVEQAGRLPNPELAYLREGHRAGSRTTTVQVNQPLELGGKRKARIAVAQGAFDLAGSDLALRRQALRADVIAAFYTALVAQERLQLAQAMLDVAGKSLAAVDGRVAAGKVSPVEASKARVAQADARVEHERATAELAIARNALAALVGEPLDARPLAGGAVDMLPPVEPLPALLQRSAGALSVRRARQQLAYRTAQADAERAARVPDVTLTIGSQRDDQLAHRQAVVGVAIPLPLFDRNAGNLAAATARAEGARAELQAAERAAHADLTTAHLRYGQARGEALLLEHDVVPEARSVHELTLKGFEYGKFTFLDVLDAQRTWFQARARQWQAMLDAWRAHAEIERLAGAAHTDTH, via the coding sequence ATGTTCATCCAGCCCGGACGACGATTCGTCCCGGCCGTGGTGCTGGCCTTCGCCTGCGGCATTGCCGCGGCGATGGAGCCGGCCACGACCATTCCGCTCGACTTGCCGGCCGCCATCGCGCTGGCCGCCGAGCGCCATCCCACCCTGCAGGCCGCCGCGTACGAGGAACAGGCCAGTGCGGCGGCCGTCGAGCAGGCCGGCCGCCTGCCGAACCCCGAACTGGCGTACCTGCGCGAAGGCCATCGCGCCGGCAGCCGCACCACGACCGTGCAGGTCAACCAGCCGCTCGAACTGGGCGGCAAGAGAAAGGCCCGCATCGCCGTCGCGCAGGGCGCGTTCGACCTCGCCGGCAGTGACCTTGCGCTGCGGCGGCAGGCCTTGCGGGCCGACGTCATCGCCGCGTTCTACACGGCCCTCGTTGCGCAGGAGCGCCTGCAGCTCGCGCAGGCCATGCTGGACGTGGCTGGCAAGAGCCTGGCCGCTGTCGACGGCCGGGTCGCCGCCGGCAAGGTGTCACCCGTGGAAGCAAGCAAGGCGAGGGTGGCGCAGGCCGACGCCCGCGTCGAACACGAACGCGCCACGGCGGAGCTGGCAATCGCCCGCAATGCGCTTGCCGCGCTGGTCGGCGAACCGCTCGATGCGCGCCCGCTGGCCGGTGGCGCCGTCGACATGCTGCCGCCCGTCGAACCGCTGCCGGCGCTGCTGCAGCGGTCGGCCGGCGCACTGTCGGTACGCCGGGCGCGGCAGCAGTTGGCCTACCGGACTGCGCAGGCCGATGCCGAGCGCGCCGCCCGGGTGCCGGACGTGACACTGACCATCGGCAGCCAGCGCGACGACCAGCTGGCGCACCGCCAGGCCGTGGTCGGCGTGGCGATCCCGTTGCCGCTGTTCGACCGCAATGCCGGCAACCTGGCCGCGGCCACGGCCCGCGCCGAGGGCGCACGGGCCGAGCTGCAAGCCGCCGAGCGCGCGGCCCATGCCGACCTGACGACCGCCCACCTGCGCTATGGCCAGGCGCGCGGCGAAGCCCTGCTGCTGGAGCACGACGTGGTACCGGAAGCCCGTTCCGTGCACGAACTGACACTGAAAGGTTTCGAGTACGGGAAATTCACCTTCCTCGACGTGCTCGACGCGCAGCGCACATGGTTCCAGGCCCGCGCCCGCCAATGGCAGGCCATGCTCGATGCGTGGCGTGCCCATGCCGAGATCGAACGCCTGGCCGGTGCCGCACACACCGACACACACTGA
- a CDS encoding DUF1993 family protein — protein MIAPPRVFLHYLDRLDCLLQRVADTDPAVANGRLHPGMAPLLQQARTAIGFTLRVSCPLAGRAIVSFEGEDFTLAGVRRELAQAAAYLAALPAEAFDDLAARQVDTVAGFADLHFAGPDYFMLYGLPNFFFHYSMVYAIARQAGVPVGKADFDGFHAYPPGFSFPA, from the coding sequence ATGATTGCACCACCACGTGTTTTCCTGCATTACCTCGATCGCCTCGATTGCCTGCTGCAACGCGTGGCCGACACCGACCCGGCCGTGGCCAACGGGCGCCTGCATCCCGGCATGGCGCCGCTGCTGCAGCAGGCACGCACCGCCATTGGCTTTACCTTGCGGGTCAGCTGCCCGCTCGCGGGCCGCGCGATCGTGTCGTTCGAAGGGGAGGATTTCACGTTGGCGGGCGTGCGGCGCGAGCTGGCGCAGGCGGCCGCCTACCTGGCCGCCCTGCCCGCCGAGGCATTCGACGATCTCGCCGCGCGGCAGGTGGACACGGTGGCCGGTTTCGCCGACCTGCATTTCGCCGGGCCGGATTACTTCATGCTGTATGGCTTGCCCAACTTCTTTTTCCACTACAGCATGGTGTACGCCATTGCGCGGCAGGCCGGCGTGCCCGTGGGAAAAGCCGATTTCGACGGTTTCCACGCCTATCCGCCAGGGTTCTCGTTCCCGGCGTAA
- a CDS encoding AraC family transcriptional regulator has product MTPLLDAVRRYADHHTNADGFGTCAIPGLLSVRAFAPSGLQHAIAKPIVCLVVQGSKNVTMGATSVDFRAGESLLITADVPIASQITGASLAAPYLSLVMELDQAVIAELAVQMGQAPEGEHVPVRVDTTDAEVADVALRLLRLLDRPAAVPVLHAQLVRELHYWLLAGRHGPALRRLGWPNGPAQRVARAVALLRTDFARTLPVERLAEVAGMSLSSFHQHFRAVTSLSPLQFQKGLRLIEARRLMVAEGASASSAAFAVGYESVPQFTREYGRLFGIPPVRDVKNARERLAPA; this is encoded by the coding sequence ATGACACCCCTGCTCGACGCCGTTCGCCGTTACGCGGACCACCACACCAATGCCGATGGTTTCGGCACCTGCGCCATCCCCGGCCTGTTGTCCGTGCGCGCGTTCGCGCCCAGCGGCCTGCAGCACGCGATCGCCAAACCGATCGTCTGCCTCGTGGTCCAGGGCAGCAAGAACGTGACGATGGGCGCGACGTCGGTGGACTTCCGTGCCGGTGAATCCTTGCTGATCACGGCGGACGTGCCGATCGCCAGCCAGATCACGGGCGCCAGCCTGGCCGCGCCTTACCTGTCGCTCGTGATGGAACTGGACCAGGCCGTGATTGCCGAACTGGCCGTGCAGATGGGACAGGCGCCGGAAGGCGAGCACGTGCCGGTGCGCGTCGACACCACCGATGCCGAGGTGGCCGACGTGGCGCTGCGGCTGCTGCGCCTGCTCGACCGTCCCGCCGCCGTGCCCGTGCTCCATGCCCAGCTGGTGCGTGAACTGCATTACTGGCTGCTGGCCGGCCGCCATGGCCCCGCGCTGCGCCGCCTCGGGTGGCCGAACGGCCCGGCGCAGCGCGTGGCGCGCGCGGTGGCCTTGCTGCGCACGGATTTCGCCCGCACGCTGCCGGTCGAGCGCCTGGCGGAGGTGGCGGGCATGAGCCTGTCGTCGTTCCACCAGCACTTCCGCGCCGTGACATCGCTGTCGCCGCTGCAATTCCAGAAGGGATTGCGGCTGATCGAGGCGCGCCGGCTGATGGTGGCCGAAGGCGCTTCCGCCAGCAGCGCCGCCTTTGCCGTCGGCTATGAAAGCGTGCCCCAGTTTACGCGCGAATATGGCCGACTCTTCGGCATTCCCCCTGTGCGCGACGTGAAAAACGCCCGCGAGCGCCTGGCACCGGCGTAA
- a CDS encoding SDR family NAD(P)-dependent oxidoreductase: MTTISLVTGASRGLGRNTALSIARRGGDVILTYQRRAEEAQAVVAEIESLGRKAVAFQLDSGDIASFPAFTETLRDALRTRWERTTFDHLVNNAGHGEHAALGETTAAQFDRLVNVHFKGVFFLTAALEPLLADGGRIVNLSSGLTRTTIPGYAAYAAMKGAVEVMTRYMAKEFGSRNIAVNTVAPGAIETDFGGGAVRDNPDLNHMLAQMTALGRVGVADDIGPMIASLLSADNRWVTGQRIEVSGGQAL, translated from the coding sequence ATGACCACGATTTCCCTCGTTACCGGCGCCAGCCGCGGCCTCGGCCGCAACACCGCCCTCAGCATCGCCCGCCGTGGCGGCGATGTCATCCTCACTTACCAGCGCCGCGCCGAGGAGGCGCAGGCTGTCGTGGCCGAGATCGAGTCACTGGGCCGCAAGGCGGTGGCGTTCCAGCTCGACAGCGGCGACATCGCATCGTTCCCCGCTTTCACGGAAACACTGCGCGACGCGCTGCGCACGCGCTGGGAACGCACCACGTTCGACCACCTCGTCAACAATGCCGGGCACGGTGAACACGCGGCGCTGGGCGAGACCACCGCGGCGCAGTTCGACCGCCTGGTCAACGTGCATTTCAAGGGTGTGTTCTTCCTGACGGCGGCACTGGAGCCGCTGCTGGCCGATGGCGGCCGGATCGTCAACCTGTCGTCCGGGCTGACGCGCACCACCATCCCCGGCTATGCCGCCTATGCGGCGATGAAGGGGGCGGTGGAAGTGATGACGCGCTACATGGCGAAGGAATTCGGCAGCCGCAACATCGCCGTCAACACGGTGGCGCCGGGCGCGATCGAGACGGATTTCGGTGGCGGCGCGGTGCGCGACAACCCCGACCTGAACCACATGCTGGCGCAGATGACGGCACTGGGCCGGGTGGGCGTGGCCGACGACATCGGACCGATGATCGCCAGCTTGCTGTCCGCCGACAACCGCTGGGTGACGGGCCAGCGGATCGAGGTGTCGGGCGGTCAGGCGTTGTAA
- a CDS encoding alpha/beta fold hydrolase, with the protein MIKPALPALLFALALAAPACRSAEPADATAHAAVRIDALFTPDIGGIRQAIEIKTDDAGKPVLLFLSGGPGSSMMNGSDAFSTVLKKKFTIVHWDQRGAGRTLKLNASPGQPTVGQMGSDTRQVIDFLREKLKKEKIYLLGSSWGNVLGFHIVRHHPELLHAYFAVNPVVSQLASEKELLAALKHHFKDDPVATSELAGVKLPLENDSDLFFLRKWLFYKDGMRAATTEPFKTGFLQWSKAWSPVWREVMQIDLPGELPKADCPVYFFVGKNDIQTSAGIATQYFQQLEAPKKALVLFDHSGHQIHKDEPEKFQDAILAIVDAEPVR; encoded by the coding sequence ATGATAAAACCAGCCCTGCCCGCCTTGTTGTTCGCACTCGCGCTTGCGGCACCCGCATGCCGGAGCGCGGAACCCGCCGATGCGACAGCTCATGCCGCGGTGCGCATCGACGCCCTGTTCACGCCGGACATCGGTGGCATCCGGCAGGCCATCGAGATCAAGACCGACGATGCAGGCAAGCCTGTGCTGCTGTTCCTGTCCGGCGGACCGGGAAGCTCGATGATGAATGGTTCGGATGCCTTCTCGACCGTGCTGAAGAAGAAATTCACGATCGTTCACTGGGACCAGCGGGGCGCGGGCAGGACACTGAAACTGAATGCTTCGCCCGGCCAGCCCACGGTGGGGCAAATGGGCAGCGATACACGGCAGGTCATCGACTTCCTGCGGGAAAAGCTGAAGAAGGAAAAGATCTACCTGCTGGGCAGTTCGTGGGGGAACGTGCTGGGCTTTCACATCGTCCGGCATCATCCTGAACTGCTCCACGCCTATTTCGCCGTGAATCCGGTCGTCAGCCAGCTGGCGAGCGAGAAGGAACTGCTGGCGGCGCTGAAACATCACTTCAAGGACGATCCCGTGGCGACCAGCGAGCTGGCTGGCGTGAAGCTTCCCCTTGAGAACGACAGCGATCTGTTCTTCCTGAGGAAATGGCTGTTCTACAAGGACGGCATGCGTGCCGCGACCACGGAGCCGTTCAAGACCGGCTTTCTCCAGTGGTCGAAGGCCTGGTCGCCCGTGTGGCGGGAGGTGATGCAAATCGATTTGCCGGGGGAGTTGCCGAAGGCCGATTGCCCGGTGTATTTCTTCGTCGGTAAAAACGATATCCAGACATCCGCGGGCATCGCCACGCAATACTTCCAGCAACTGGAGGCGCCGAAGAAGGCACTGGTCCTGTTCGATCATTCGGGTCACCAGATACACAAGGACGAGCCGGAAAAATTCCAGGACGCGATCCTTGCGATCGTCGATGCGGAACCAGTGCGTTGA